Proteins from a single region of Amblyomma americanum isolate KBUSLIRL-KWMA chromosome 10, ASM5285725v1, whole genome shotgun sequence:
- the LOC144108174 gene encoding kelch domain-containing protein 3-like produces MWTVRLGGVPEGACYTSVSINGKIYSFDPDREDVERTTRESVEVYAFDPASCQWNQLLTQSLPDGSPWHNNYSRTVVAYGDCAYLWSSRDYIEVGSVVYRFDTRTMAWSLLEVSGQWPEFRFGQTACLVGSRVYLYGGWPVDGPPTPQIDFLDLKTLRWHTVPTRGELPENTMYHSASAIGDRMYVWGGALVLSGRGTAYSSSLVYLDTSTSTWVRPRVDGFPPEGREDHATFVYNGELYVFGGLDFDRDRYFGIIHKYSPERSSWSVVTPKRSGPSAMRFPGCCVIDNLLFVFGGRGLKSYATVEQWMQSSAEETSELCEEALTDMHVLDFCPTLKTMCLMAVIDARVHVGHLPPAIKKEVSALTRYSSTSPSS; encoded by the coding sequence ATGTGGACGGTGCGGCTGGGAGGCGTGCCGGAAGGCGCATGCTACACGTCTGTCTCCATTAATGGCAAGATCTActcgttcgaccccgaccgcgaggATGTGGAGCGCACTACACGCGAGTCCGTCGAAGTCTACGCATTCGACCCTGCGAGCTGCCAGTGGAACCAGCTGCTGACGCAGTCCCTTCCGGACGGGAGCCCCTGGCATAATAATTACAGCCGCACGGTCGTCGCCTACGGAGACTGCGCCTACCTCTGGAGCAGCCGGGATTATATCGAAGTGGGTAGCGTAGTTTACCGCTTCGACACCAGGACGATGGCATGGAGTCTCCTGGAAGTGTCTGGCCAATGGCCAGAATTTCGGTTCGGCCAAACTGCATGCTTGGTGGGCAGCCGAGTCTACCTCTATGGTGGATGGCCGGTGGATGGCCCACCCACGCCGCAGATAGATTTCCTCGACCTGAAGACATTGCGCTGGCATACTGTGCCAACCAGGGGCGAGCTGCCGGAGAACACCATGTACCATTCGGCGTCCGCCATTGGGGACCGTATGTACGTGTGGGGCGGAGCCCTTGTGCTCTCTGGCCGAGGCACAGCCTACAGCAGCTCTCTGGTGTATCTGGACACGTCCACCTCGACATGGGTGCGGCCCCGCGTCGATGGCTTTCCCCCCGAAGGGCGCGAAGATCACGCTACCTTCGTCTACAACGGAGAGCTGTATGTATTTGGAGGTTTGGACTTCGACCGGGACCGATACTTTGGCATCATCCACAAGTACAGCCCTGAGAGGTCCTCCTGGAGCGTAGTGACGCCGAAGCGGTCAGGCCCGTCGGCCATGCGGTTCCCGGGCTGCTGCGTGATTGACAATTTGCTTTTCGTCTTCGGTGGTCGAGGATTGAAATCCTACGCAACGGTCGAGCAGTGGATGCAGTCTAGTGCAGAGGAGACTTCTGAACTATGCGAAGAGGCGCTGACGGATATGCACGTGCTAGACTTTTGTCCTACATTGAAGACTATGTGTCTGATGGCTGTCATAGATGCACGCGTGCATGTCGGCCACCTGCCGCCTGCCATTAAAAAGGAGGTCAGTGCACTCACAAGGTACAGCAGCACTTCGCCGTCATCTTAG